Genomic DNA from Alistipes indistinctus YIT 12060:
ACTTTCACGTCGAAAGACGTTTTAATGCCCGAAATGATATAGCCCACATCTCCTGTTTTCAGTTCATTGCGGGGGCTCATCTTCAGTTTCAATACACCTATTTCGTCTGCGTCGTATTCACTGCCGGTATTGAAGAATTTCACTTTATCTCCCTTGCGGATAGAGCCGTTGAAAATGCGGAAATAGGCGATAATGCCCCGGAATGAATTGAAAACGGAGTCGAAAATCAGCGCCTGCAGAGGCTCGTCTTCTTTGCCGGTCGGAGCCGGGATACGTTCGACGATGGCCTGCAAAATCTCTTCGACACCCACACCCGTTTTCCCGGATGCCGCAAGTATCTCTTCTGGTTTACAGCCGAGCAGATCGACTATCTGATCCTTTACTTCATCGACCATGGCTGCTTCCATATCAATCTTGTTGATCACGGGAATAATCTCCAGATCATGACCCAAAGCCAGATAGAGGTTCGAGATGGTCTGCGCCTGAATACCCTGCGTCGCATCGACGATCAGCAACGCCCCTTCGCATGAAGCAATGGCGCGCGACACTTCATACGAAAAATCGACGTGCCCCGGGGTGTCGATCAGGTTCAGCACATATTTTTCGCCCTGGTAGAGGTACTCCATCTGAATCGCGTGACTCTTGATGGTGATCCCTTTTTCGCGTTCGAGGTCCATATTGTCGAGCACCTGTGCCTGCAGCTCCCGCTGCGAAAGGGTATTCGTAGCTTCGAGCAACCGGTCGGCAAGCGTGCTTTTACCGTGGTCGATATGGGCGATGATGCAGAAATTGCGGATATTCTTCATAGATATTTTTTCGATGCGGCAAAGTTAAGTAAATTTGCGTGTTTTAAAAACAGCCTTTCCGATGAAAACAGTCGCCCGGTACGCCTCCCTGGTCACATTCAGCCACACGGTTTTCGCGATGCCTTTCGCACTGATCGCTTACTTTTACGCGCTGTGGAGCACGGACACCCCGTTCGAATGGCTGCTGCTGGTAAAAGTACTGTTAGCCATGGTCTTTGCCCGCAATACGGCGATGGGTTTCAACCGCTATGCCGATCGGAGCATCGATGCGATGAATCCGCGTACCGCCCAGCGGGACATTCCTGCCGGGCGCATTTCAGCACGGAACGCCTTGTGGTTTATTATTGTCAATGCCCTGCTGTTCGCCGCCACGGCCGCATGGATCAATTTCCTGGCATTCTGCCTCTCCCCCCTTGCACTGACCGTGCTGTTGGGATACAGCCTGACCAAACGCTTCACCGCCTGGTGCCACATCGTACTCGGCATTGCGCTGGGGATCGCTCCGGTGGGGGCATACCTTGCGGTTACGGGACAATTCGCCGTGTTGCCGATCCTGCTGACCGGACTCGTCATCACATGGGTCAGCGGTTTCGACGTGATTTATGCGCTGCAGGATGCGGAATTCGACCGGCAGCATGCGCTGCACTCGATCCCGGCCCGCTTCGGCATTCGGGGTGCCATCGGTATCAGCATTTTACTGCATCTCATTACGGTTTATGCGATCGCCCTGATCGGATCGTACTACGGGGCGGGGACCTTCTATTGGATCGGGGCGGCGATCTTCGTCGCTCTGCTCATTTTCCAGCACACAATCGTCACTCCACGCCATCTCGACCGTATCGGTCCGACTTTCGGCCTGCTGAACGGGATCACCAGCGTTTGCTTCGCGACCTGCGTGATTATCGATCTCTACCTGCGTTATTGAGCCATCGCTTAAAGCCCGGCTGTACGTTTGGCTTCCATCAGGATCGTAAAGGCTCGGTGGATATCGTCGTCGCTGATGACGACGGTAAATTCGTTGGTCGTGCTGATCACTTCGGCGATATTGATATTATCCCAAGCCAACTCTTTAAAGATGTAATAGTAAACCCCGGGGCAAATCGCATTCTCGGCCGGAAGTTTTACCGTGATCGACGAGAGGTGTTGCGTTTGTGAAATTTTATGTTCGTCCCTGAAAATTTCATCGACCAGCGGCACGATACTGCTGCTGACAACGAGCGTCGTCTCGTAGATTCCCTGCGAGAAGGTGCAGAACACGTCTTTCATGTTGCGCACGCGGTCGAGCAGGATCGCCTGCTTTTCGTACAGCGTCGCAGAGTTCGTAAAGGCAAAATCGGCCAGGTTAGAACGCACGATGATGTCGCCGATATTCTCGACCACCTTCTTGAATTTCATCGCGGACATCAGCTCGAGACGGGGCACCAACCTGTTCAGCGCCATGATCACGGCGCTGTCATTGACCGCCTTACCCACCTGTTTTTCGATCTCGGGTTTAAGTTGGCGGGCGAGCGCCGAAAGGTTGATCAGTCCTTCGACCAAAGCGCCTTCGAGAAACGGCTTTTTCTTGATTACCTCTTCTACTGCGTTGGGAATTGTCAGCATAACAGTTCGGTTTTAACGGATTGCATTATGTTTGCACCCGCTGCGCACAACATTGTTAAACATCGCCGGGAAGTGTATAAAATTGCACCCGGTTTGAAATTGTTGCAAAAAAAATAAAAACCAGCCAGAAAAACAAACATTTTAATATACTTTTGCCCAAAATTCAAATTTAATGTTTGATTTTAAATAGTCTGATGAAATTTGCAGCCTGTATTTGCGGGCTCCATCGGGGAGGCAAATCCGGTCGGCATTCATCGCACTCAAATGTGTATTCAAGCGAAACAATAAGTATGATCAAAGTTCTTAAATTCGGGGGAACATCCGTAGGCTCGGCCCAGAACATGAAGCGGGTAGCCGAAATCGTACGCCGCGAACAGGCGACCGTCACCGTACTTTCTGCCATGTCGGGCACAACGGACGCATTGGTACAGATCTCCAAACTGGCAGCCGACGGTGACCTGGCCGCCATCGGAAAAGTACTCGATATGCTGCGGGACAAATACTCGACCTGCATCGACGGCCTGCTGACCGCCACCCGGCAAAAAGCGTTCGACCGCATGGAAGCGGCATGGACGACAATCCTGGCTGCAGCAACCGATTTCCAGCCTTACACTTCGGAACGTACCATTATCGCACAGGGGGAATTGCTGACTTCGGCGATCTTCACGCAATATCTGGTTGAAAGCGGCAGCGATGCCGTCTGCCTGAACGCTCCGGATTTCATGATTACGGATGCGGACACGAAAGTGAACGCCAAGCTATTGCACGAACGACTGTCCGCATTGACGGCCGACAAGAAAAAATTTTACGTCACGCAGGGATTTATCTGCACGAATTATCGCGGCGAGATCGACAACCTCGGACGCGGCGGCAGCGATTACAGTGCCGCCCTGATGGGCGCTGCCATCGACGCAGGACAGGTGCAGATTTGGACCGACATCGACGGCATGCATAATAACGACCCGCGTTTTGTCGACCACACCTACCCCATTCGCACGATGAGTTTCTGCGAGGCAGCCGAACTGGCCTATTTCGGGGCGAAAATTCTGCACCCGTCCACGATCCAACCCTGTCAGGACCACGGGATTCCCGTCCTGTTGAAAAACACGATGGACCCCGATGCTCCGGGCACCACGATTTCGGATGCCGACGAGAGCACGCAGTCGTTCCACGCCGTGGCCGCCAAAGACGGCATTACGGTAATACGCATCTACTCCGCCCGCATGTTGATGGCTTACGGTTTCCTGCGCAAGGTGTTCGAGGTGTTCGAACAGTACCGCACTCCGATCGACAT
This window encodes:
- a CDS encoding 4-hydroxybenzoate octaprenyltransferase, whose product is MKTVARYASLVTFSHTVFAMPFALIAYFYALWSTDTPFEWLLLVKVLLAMVFARNTAMGFNRYADRSIDAMNPRTAQRDIPAGRISARNALWFIIVNALLFAATAAWINFLAFCLSPLALTVLLGYSLTKRFTAWCHIVLGIALGIAPVGAYLAVTGQFAVLPILLTGLVITWVSGFDVIYALQDAEFDRQHALHSIPARFGIRGAIGISILLHLITVYAIALIGSYYGAGTFYWIGAAIFVALLIFQHTIVTPRHLDRIGPTFGLLNGITSVCFATCVIIDLYLRY
- a CDS encoding aspartate kinase — protein: MKVLKFGGTSVGSAQNMKRVAEIVRREQATVTVLSAMSGTTDALVQISKLAADGDLAAIGKVLDMLRDKYSTCIDGLLTATRQKAFDRMEAAWTTILAAATDFQPYTSERTIIAQGELLTSAIFTQYLVESGSDAVCLNAPDFMITDADTKVNAKLLHERLSALTADKKKFYVTQGFICTNYRGEIDNLGRGGSDYSAALMGAAIDAGQVQIWTDIDGMHNNDPRFVDHTYPIRTMSFCEAAELAYFGAKILHPSTIQPCQDHGIPVLLKNTMDPDAPGTTISDADESTQSFHAVAAKDGITVIRIYSARMLMAYGFLRKVFEVFEQYRTPIDMITTSEVAVSLTIDNDAHIDRIVEELAPLGKIEIERDNSIVCVVGRIEHTDTGLAARVFDGLKQVPIKMISYGASHHSITMLINTQDKKQTLQYLNDYLFNQQ